The Corallococcus soli genome includes a window with the following:
- the trmB gene encoding tRNA (guanine(46)-N(7))-methyltransferase TrmB gives MRPALLPEPVGLKFVPLETPPDWDAEFGFTGPLELEIGSGAGGHALEYCRRNPSVRFIAFEWRKKYARDTQMRGEKLGLKNLRVIESDARFVVPRIIAPGSLDVIHLQFPDPWWKRSHAKRAVVQPDFAKLMLGLLKPGGRFDMRTDVQDRGVAMLRILEEAGFHNPLGLGVFHPYDPEEVPSTRERRYLASGEPVYRARLVKSAP, from the coding sequence ATGCGCCCTGCCCTGCTCCCCGAACCGGTCGGCCTCAAGTTCGTCCCCCTGGAAACGCCCCCGGACTGGGACGCGGAGTTCGGTTTCACCGGGCCCCTGGAGCTGGAGATCGGCTCGGGTGCGGGCGGTCACGCGCTGGAGTACTGCCGCAGGAACCCCTCCGTGCGCTTCATCGCCTTCGAGTGGCGCAAGAAGTACGCGCGCGACACGCAGATGCGCGGGGAGAAGCTGGGGCTGAAGAACCTGCGCGTCATCGAATCCGACGCGCGCTTCGTGGTGCCGCGCATCATCGCCCCGGGCTCGCTGGACGTCATCCACCTCCAGTTCCCGGATCCCTGGTGGAAGCGCTCGCACGCGAAGCGCGCGGTGGTGCAGCCGGACTTCGCGAAGCTGATGCTGGGCCTGCTCAAGCCCGGCGGCCGCTTCGACATGCGCACCGACGTGCAGGACCGCGGCGTGGCCATGCTGCGCATCCTGGAGGAGGCAGGCTTCCACAACCCGTTGGGCCTGGGTGTCTTCCATCCCTACGACCCGGAGGAGGTGCCCTCCACCCGCGAGCGGCGCTACCTGGCGTCCGGCGAGCCCGTCTACCGCGCACGGCTGGTGAAGTCCGCTCCGTAG
- a CDS encoding type IV pilus twitching motility protein PilT, which produces MANLHQLLKAMVEKGSSDLHITTGSPPQLRVDGELVPLKTAPLTPVETKQLCYSILTDAQKHKFEEENELDLSFGVKGLSRFRANIFMQRGAVAGAFRTIPFKILTFQELGLPPVVAELVKKPRGLILVTGPTGSGKSTTLASMIDKINTERHEHIMTIEDPIEYLHPHKNCLVNQREVGADTKNFKTALKYILRQDPDVVLVGELRDLETIEAALTIAETGHICYATLHTNSAVQTINRVLDVFPPYQQPQVRAQLSFVLEGVMSQALVSKVGGPGRVLALEVMIPNPAIRNLIREDKVHQIYSSMQVGQAKYGMQTFNQALAALLARRLISQDEAFGRSSDPEELRNILATGAGQGGAQRPAGGAGAR; this is translated from the coding sequence GTGGCCAACCTGCACCAGCTCCTCAAGGCGATGGTCGAGAAGGGCTCTTCCGACCTCCACATCACCACCGGCTCGCCGCCGCAGCTGCGCGTGGACGGTGAACTCGTCCCGCTCAAGACGGCGCCGCTCACCCCCGTGGAGACGAAGCAGCTCTGCTACTCCATCCTCACGGACGCGCAGAAGCACAAGTTCGAGGAGGAGAACGAGCTGGACCTGTCGTTCGGCGTGAAGGGCCTGTCACGCTTCCGCGCGAACATCTTCATGCAGCGTGGCGCCGTCGCCGGCGCCTTCCGCACGATTCCCTTCAAGATCCTGACGTTCCAGGAGCTGGGCCTGCCGCCGGTGGTGGCGGAGCTGGTGAAGAAGCCGCGCGGCCTCATCCTGGTGACGGGCCCCACGGGCTCCGGCAAGTCCACCACGCTGGCCTCGATGATCGACAAGATCAACACCGAGCGTCATGAGCACATCATGACCATCGAGGACCCCATCGAGTACCTGCACCCGCACAAGAACTGCCTGGTCAACCAGCGCGAAGTGGGCGCGGACACGAAGAACTTCAAGACGGCCCTCAAGTACATCCTCCGCCAGGACCCGGACGTGGTGCTGGTCGGTGAGCTCCGAGACCTGGAGACCATCGAAGCGGCGCTCACCATCGCGGAGACGGGCCACATCTGCTACGCGACGCTGCACACCAACAGCGCCGTGCAGACCATCAACCGCGTGCTGGACGTGTTCCCCCCGTACCAGCAGCCGCAGGTGCGCGCGCAGCTCTCCTTCGTGCTGGAGGGCGTGATGAGCCAGGCGCTGGTGTCCAAGGTCGGTGGCCCGGGCCGCGTGCTGGCCCTGGAGGTCATGATCCCCAACCCCGCCATCCGGAACCTCATCCGCGAGGACAAGGTCCACCAGATCTACTCGTCCATGCAGGTCGGCCAGGCGAAGTACGGGATGCAGACGTTCAACCAGGCGCTGGCCGCGCTCCTGGCGCGTCGGCTCATCTCCCAGGACGAGGCCTTCGGCCGTTCCTCCGACCCGGAAGAGCTGCGCAACATCCTCGCGACGGGAGCCGGGCAGGGTGGCGCCCAGCGGCCGGCCGGGGGAGCGGGTGCCCGTTAG
- a CDS encoding diguanylate cyclase: MPDAERKRMLEVARRSGPANDFSGRTVLIVDDDPAQVKHVREGLAPHGYVFKEALDGAQALSAIRAGRPDLIVMDVEMPGLGGVEVCRIVKANAGEGGFGFIPVILMTARQAAGKVEGLELGADDYLVKPFDMLELGARVKSMLRLKALQDALVEKNRELEWANRELDRRRQELLALSRTDALTGLFNRRYFEERLSEEFIRSRRYRSPLSLVMLDIDHFKNINDSFGHPFGDEVLRAVAQTARATLREVDLLARYGGEEFIALLPEAAPQDALRACERVREAIEKLELPWQGPGGVTQVVKLTASLGVATVPSDDLPGTEALLRAADVSLYSAKGTGRNRVHQHAA; this comes from the coding sequence ATGCCGGATGCCGAGAGGAAGCGGATGCTGGAGGTCGCCCGGAGGAGCGGGCCCGCGAATGACTTCTCCGGCCGCACCGTGCTCATCGTGGACGATGATCCGGCGCAGGTGAAGCACGTGCGCGAGGGCCTGGCCCCGCACGGCTACGTCTTCAAGGAGGCGCTGGACGGGGCACAGGCGCTGTCGGCCATCCGCGCGGGCCGGCCGGACCTCATCGTGATGGACGTGGAGATGCCGGGGCTGGGCGGCGTGGAGGTGTGCCGCATCGTCAAGGCGAACGCGGGCGAGGGCGGCTTCGGCTTCATCCCGGTCATCCTGATGACGGCCCGGCAGGCGGCGGGCAAGGTGGAGGGGCTGGAGCTGGGGGCGGACGACTACCTGGTGAAGCCCTTCGACATGCTGGAGCTGGGCGCGCGCGTGAAGTCCATGCTGCGGCTCAAGGCGCTGCAGGACGCGCTGGTGGAGAAGAACCGGGAGCTGGAGTGGGCCAACCGGGAGCTGGACCGGCGCCGACAGGAGCTGCTGGCCCTGAGCCGCACGGACGCGCTCACGGGCCTGTTCAACCGGCGCTACTTCGAGGAGCGCTTGAGCGAGGAGTTCATCCGCTCGCGCCGCTACCGCTCGCCCCTGTCGCTGGTGATGCTGGACATCGACCACTTCAAGAACATCAACGATTCGTTCGGCCACCCGTTCGGGGACGAGGTGCTGCGGGCGGTGGCCCAGACGGCCCGCGCGACGCTGCGCGAGGTGGACCTGCTGGCCCGCTATGGCGGCGAGGAGTTCATCGCGCTCCTGCCGGAGGCCGCGCCCCAGGACGCGCTCCGGGCGTGCGAGCGGGTGCGGGAGGCCATCGAGAAGCTGGAGCTGCCCTGGCAGGGGCCCGGCGGGGTGACGCAGGTGGTGAAGCTGACGGCCTCCCTGGGGGTCGCCACCGTGCCGTCGGACGACCTGCCAGGCACGGAGGCGCTGCTGCGCGCGGCGGATGTGAGCCTGTATTCCGCCAAGGGCACCGGCCGCAATCGCGTTCATCAGCACGCGGCTTGA
- a CDS encoding type II secretion system F family protein, whose protein sequence is MAAPAVQQKASASKKNTAQFLWEAKTKSGENKKGEMEAMDVEAVNARLKSLGLNPTKVRKKSGFDVEITIPGMGGVAGKDILIFTRQFATMIDAGLPLVQCLDILASQMDNPAFKKVVFAIKNKVEQGSTFADALKEHPKVFDELYVQLCAAGEVGGILDTILNRLAAYREKAEKLKAKVKSAMTYPTVVIMVAIGVTALLLLKVTPVFEKMFADFGSQLPGPTQVVVDMSKFAQAYFLHTVFGIGAFVFAFTWSYRQPRGRKFWDKTFLKLPLFGDVLRKVAVARFTRTLGTMISSGVPILDALDVTAKTAGNRTVEEAIYYVRGKISEGKNIAGPLLETKVFPSMVVQMIGVGEATGAMDTMLNKIADFYDDEVDTAVSNLTSLIEPILMVFLGGVVGGFLIAMYLPIFSLAGAIK, encoded by the coding sequence ATGGCAGCACCAGCGGTCCAGCAGAAGGCGTCAGCGTCCAAGAAGAACACGGCCCAGTTCCTCTGGGAGGCGAAGACCAAGAGCGGGGAGAACAAGAAGGGCGAGATGGAGGCCATGGACGTGGAGGCGGTCAACGCCCGCCTCAAGTCCCTGGGCCTCAACCCGACGAAGGTCCGCAAGAAGAGCGGCTTCGACGTGGAGATCACCATCCCCGGGATGGGGGGTGTCGCGGGCAAGGACATCCTCATCTTCACCCGCCAGTTCGCGACGATGATCGACGCAGGTCTGCCGCTGGTGCAGTGTCTGGACATCCTCGCCAGCCAGATGGACAACCCCGCCTTCAAGAAGGTGGTGTTCGCCATCAAGAACAAGGTGGAGCAGGGCAGCACCTTCGCGGACGCGCTCAAGGAACACCCCAAGGTCTTCGACGAGCTCTACGTGCAGCTGTGCGCGGCAGGCGAGGTCGGCGGTATCCTCGACACCATCCTCAACCGGCTCGCCGCCTACCGGGAGAAGGCCGAGAAGCTCAAGGCCAAGGTCAAGAGCGCCATGACCTACCCGACGGTGGTCATCATGGTGGCCATCGGCGTGACGGCGCTGCTGCTGCTCAAGGTGACGCCCGTCTTCGAGAAGATGTTCGCGGACTTCGGCTCGCAGCTGCCGGGCCCCACGCAGGTCGTCGTGGACATGTCGAAGTTCGCCCAGGCGTACTTCCTCCACACGGTCTTCGGCATTGGCGCCTTCGTCTTCGCCTTCACCTGGAGCTACCGCCAGCCCCGGGGGCGCAAGTTCTGGGACAAGACGTTCCTCAAGCTGCCCCTGTTCGGCGACGTGCTCCGCAAGGTGGCGGTGGCGCGCTTCACGCGCACGCTGGGCACGATGATCTCCTCCGGCGTGCCCATCCTGGACGCCCTGGACGTGACGGCGAAGACGGCCGGCAACCGCACGGTGGAAGAGGCCATCTACTACGTGCGCGGGAAGATTTCGGAAGGCAAGAACATCGCCGGTCCCCTGCTGGAGACCAAGGTGTTCCCCTCCATGGTGGTGCAGATGATTGGCGTCGGTGAGGCGACGGGCGCCATGGACACCATGCTCAACAAGATCGCCGACTTCTACGACGACGAAGTGGACACGGCCGTCAGCAACCTGACGTCGTTGATTGAACCCATCCTGATGGTGTTCCTCGGCGGCGTGGTCGGCGGCTTCCTCATCGCCATGTACCTGCCCATCTTCTCGCTTGCCGGCGCGATCAAGTAA
- a CDS encoding bifunctional riboflavin kinase/FAD synthetase, with product MKVFQSVSEAGRHLQGQAVALGNFDGVHVGHQALFAEAQRHAPASALTFQPHPGKVLQPDLAPKLITLLPRKLELLATCGLSAVVVQPFTRDYARTSPSDFESALLDTLGVGHVVVGSDFTYGAHRAGTVTTLREAAARRGAHVHVVQPVHVDGVVASSSRIREYILEGRVSAARRLLGRPFDLDGTVVAGAGRGRTIGFPTANVDTQNELRPAPGVYAIRARLHSEADGPWRPGAANIGVKPTFGGTEVTIEAHLLDFTGDLYGKELRVQFLERLRPEQRFGSAAELVGQIKRDVEAARTVVARDDG from the coding sequence ATGAAGGTCTTCCAGTCGGTGTCCGAGGCAGGCCGCCACCTCCAGGGGCAGGCCGTCGCGCTGGGCAACTTCGACGGCGTCCACGTGGGCCACCAGGCCCTCTTCGCCGAAGCCCAGCGCCACGCCCCCGCGTCCGCGCTCACCTTCCAGCCCCACCCGGGCAAGGTGCTCCAGCCGGACCTGGCGCCCAAGCTCATCACCCTGCTGCCGCGCAAGCTGGAGCTGCTCGCCACCTGCGGCCTTTCCGCCGTGGTGGTGCAGCCCTTCACCCGCGACTACGCGCGCACCTCCCCCTCCGACTTCGAGTCCGCGCTGCTCGACACCCTGGGCGTGGGTCACGTCGTGGTGGGCAGCGACTTCACCTACGGCGCCCACCGCGCCGGCACCGTCACCACCTTGCGCGAGGCCGCGGCCAGGCGGGGCGCCCACGTCCACGTCGTGCAGCCGGTGCATGTGGACGGCGTCGTCGCTTCGTCCTCGCGGATCCGCGAGTACATCCTGGAGGGCCGCGTGAGCGCGGCCAGGCGCCTGCTTGGCCGCCCCTTCGACCTGGACGGCACGGTGGTGGCCGGCGCGGGGCGGGGGCGCACCATCGGCTTTCCCACCGCCAACGTGGACACGCAGAACGAGCTGCGGCCCGCGCCCGGGGTGTATGCCATCCGCGCGCGCCTGCACTCGGAGGCGGACGGCCCGTGGCGGCCGGGCGCGGCGAACATCGGGGTGAAGCCCACCTTCGGCGGCACGGAGGTCACCATCGAGGCGCACCTGCTGGACTTCACCGGCGACCTGTATGGCAAGGAGCTGCGGGTGCAGTTCCTGGAGCGCCTGCGGCCCGAGCAGCGCTTCGGCTCCGCCGCGGAGCTGGTGGGTCAAATCAAGCGCGACGTGGAGGCCGCCCGCACCGTGGTGGCCCGCGACGACGGGTGA
- a CDS encoding sigma-54-dependent transcriptional regulator: MSALHEGGPRGHVLVVDDELSMREYLEILLVRDGYAVTSVPAVAAACEVLARDSVDLVISDMKLGPGGSGLDVLRAARARKEPPEVVLITAFGTPSSAVEAMREGAYDYICKPFDNEELRQLVHKALEKRALRQENSTLKERLLPGLGGLMVGSSPRMRALWHLVEKVAPGRSTVLVTGESGTGKELVARAIHLRGQRAAQPFLPFNCGALNEGVLESELFGHMKGSFTGATHERPGLLVSAGEGTVMLDEVGEMPLSTQVKLLRVLQERKVKPVGSAAEIPFHARVIAATNRRLEAEVKAGRFREDLFYRLNVITLELPALRERPDDIPPLAIHFLARLSEELGRPALRFAPETLALMERYAFPGNVRQLQNMVERAATLSDSDLLGPTTLPPTVRGEAEPQARTGEGGEPAMGPGFNLERHLDDSERRHLLAALKQAQGVKTRAAELLGLSFRSFRYRLAKHGLTDELDEPTPRA; encoded by the coding sequence GTGAGCGCGCTCCACGAAGGCGGCCCGCGCGGCCATGTGCTGGTGGTGGACGACGAGCTGTCCATGCGCGAGTACCTGGAGATCCTGCTCGTGCGGGACGGCTACGCGGTGACGAGCGTGCCCGCGGTGGCGGCCGCCTGCGAGGTGCTGGCCCGGGACTCCGTGGACCTGGTCATCTCCGACATGAAGCTGGGCCCCGGTGGCAGCGGGCTGGACGTGCTGCGGGCGGCGCGCGCGCGCAAGGAGCCGCCGGAGGTGGTGCTCATCACCGCCTTCGGCACGCCGTCCTCCGCAGTGGAGGCCATGCGCGAGGGCGCCTACGACTACATCTGCAAGCCCTTCGACAATGAGGAACTGCGGCAGCTGGTGCACAAGGCGCTGGAGAAGCGCGCGCTGCGCCAGGAGAACAGCACGCTGAAGGAGCGGCTGCTGCCGGGCCTGGGCGGGCTGATGGTGGGCTCCAGCCCCCGCATGCGCGCGCTGTGGCACCTGGTGGAGAAGGTGGCCCCGGGGCGCAGCACGGTGCTGGTGACGGGGGAGAGCGGCACTGGCAAGGAGCTGGTGGCCCGGGCCATCCACCTGCGCGGCCAGCGGGCCGCCCAGCCCTTCCTGCCCTTCAACTGCGGCGCCCTCAACGAAGGCGTGCTGGAGAGCGAGCTGTTCGGCCACATGAAGGGCTCCTTCACTGGCGCCACGCACGAGCGTCCGGGCCTGCTGGTGTCCGCGGGCGAGGGCACGGTGATGCTGGACGAAGTGGGGGAGATGCCCCTGTCCACGCAGGTGAAGCTCCTGCGCGTGTTGCAGGAGCGCAAGGTGAAGCCCGTGGGCAGCGCGGCGGAGATCCCCTTCCACGCGCGCGTCATCGCCGCCACCAACCGCCGGCTGGAGGCGGAGGTGAAGGCGGGGCGTTTCCGGGAGGACCTCTTCTACCGGCTCAACGTCATCACCCTGGAGCTGCCCGCCCTGCGCGAGCGCCCGGACGACATCCCGCCGCTGGCCATCCACTTCCTGGCGCGGCTCTCGGAGGAGCTGGGCCGGCCGGCGCTGCGCTTCGCCCCGGAGACGCTGGCGCTGATGGAGCGCTACGCCTTCCCGGGCAACGTGCGCCAGCTGCAGAACATGGTGGAGCGCGCGGCCACGCTGTCGGACTCGGACCTGCTGGGGCCCACGACGCTGCCGCCCACGGTGCGCGGCGAGGCGGAGCCCCAGGCCCGCACCGGCGAGGGCGGTGAGCCCGCGATGGGGCCGGGCTTCAACCTGGAGCGCCACCTGGACGACAGCGAGCGGCGCCACCTGCTGGCCGCGCTCAAGCAGGCGCAAGGGGTGAAGACGCGCGCCGCGGAGCTCTTGGGGCTGTCCTTCCGCTCCTTCCGCTACCGGCTGGCCAAGCACGGCCTCACCGACGAGCTGGACGAGCCGACGCCCCGGGCCTGA
- the pilB gene encoding type IV-A pilus assembly ATPase PilB yields the protein MSGRLGELLVRENLISVQQLRKAQEEQQKSGARIGTALIKTGAIEESKLTDFLSKQYGVPAINLKDFDIDPDIIKLVPKEVAEKHLVIPVNRAGPSLIVAMCDPSNIFAVDDLKFLTGYNIEAVVASEISIREAIERYYAEKGPSMEDIVGDVGDDIEVAKEEQENLDEMAKAADDAPVVKLVNLILMDAIKKRASDIHIEPYEKDFRVRFRIDGVMYEVMRPPMKLRNAITSRLKIMASLDISERRLPQDGRIKIKIGGGKEMDFRVSVCPTLFGEKVVMRLLDKSNLQLDMTKLGFDATPLAWFKEAIDRPYGMVLVTGPTGSGKTTTLYSALASLNDVGTNICTAEDPVEFNFAGINQVQMHEDIGLNFAAGLRSFLRQDPDIIMIGEIRDFETAEIGVKAALTGHLVLSTLHTNDAPGTVSRLLNMGIEPFLVTASLNLILAQRLARRLCPACKRPAEKVDEQALIDAGIPPDKMGTFTMYEKVGCRDCNDRGYRGRVAIYEVMPFWDGLKELVINGGSAAELKQEAIRLGMSSLRMSALRKLMDGMTTLEEVVGNTAPDRF from the coding sequence ATGTCCGGTCGACTCGGTGAATTGCTGGTGCGCGAGAACCTCATCTCCGTCCAGCAACTCCGCAAGGCGCAGGAGGAGCAGCAGAAGAGCGGCGCGCGCATTGGCACCGCCCTCATCAAGACGGGCGCCATCGAGGAGTCGAAGCTCACCGACTTCCTGTCGAAGCAGTACGGCGTGCCCGCCATCAATCTGAAGGACTTCGACATTGATCCGGACATCATCAAGCTCGTGCCCAAGGAAGTGGCCGAGAAGCACCTGGTGATCCCGGTCAACCGCGCGGGCCCGTCGCTCATCGTCGCCATGTGCGACCCGTCCAACATCTTCGCGGTGGACGACCTGAAGTTCCTCACCGGCTACAACATCGAAGCCGTCGTCGCGTCCGAAATCTCCATCCGGGAGGCCATCGAGCGGTACTACGCCGAGAAGGGCCCCTCCATGGAGGACATCGTCGGCGACGTGGGCGACGACATCGAGGTCGCCAAGGAGGAGCAGGAGAACCTGGATGAGATGGCCAAGGCCGCGGACGACGCGCCCGTGGTCAAGCTGGTGAACCTCATCCTCATGGACGCCATCAAGAAGCGCGCGTCCGACATCCACATCGAACCGTACGAGAAGGACTTCCGGGTCCGCTTCCGGATCGACGGCGTGATGTACGAGGTGATGCGCCCGCCCATGAAGCTGCGCAACGCCATCACCAGCCGTCTGAAGATCATGGCGTCGCTGGACATCTCCGAGCGCCGCCTGCCGCAGGACGGCCGCATCAAGATCAAGATCGGCGGCGGCAAGGAGATGGACTTCCGCGTGAGCGTGTGTCCCACGCTCTTCGGCGAGAAGGTCGTGATGCGCTTGCTCGACAAGAGCAACCTGCAGCTCGACATGACCAAGCTGGGCTTCGACGCCACGCCCCTGGCCTGGTTCAAGGAGGCCATCGACCGGCCCTACGGCATGGTGCTGGTGACGGGCCCCACGGGCTCCGGCAAGACGACGACGCTGTACTCCGCGCTCGCCAGCCTCAACGACGTGGGCACCAACATCTGCACCGCGGAGGACCCGGTCGAATTCAACTTCGCCGGCATCAACCAGGTGCAGATGCATGAGGACATTGGCCTGAACTTCGCCGCCGGCCTGCGCTCGTTCCTGCGCCAGGACCCGGACATCATCATGATCGGTGAGATCCGCGACTTCGAAACGGCGGAGATCGGCGTGAAGGCCGCGCTCACCGGCCACCTGGTGCTCTCCACGCTGCACACCAACGACGCCCCCGGCACCGTCAGCCGTCTGCTCAACATGGGCATCGAGCCGTTCCTCGTGACGGCGTCGCTCAACCTCATCCTCGCCCAGCGTCTGGCCCGCCGCCTGTGCCCCGCCTGCAAGCGCCCCGCGGAGAAGGTGGACGAGCAGGCCCTCATCGACGCCGGCATCCCGCCGGACAAGATGGGCACCTTCACGATGTACGAGAAGGTCGGCTGCCGCGACTGCAACGACCGTGGCTACCGGGGCCGCGTGGCCATCTACGAGGTCATGCCCTTCTGGGACGGCCTCAAGGAGCTGGTCATCAACGGCGGCTCCGCCGCGGAGCTCAAGCAGGAGGCCATCCGGCTGGGCATGAGCAGCCTCCGCATGAGCGCGCTGCGCAAGCTCATGGACGGCATGACGACGCTCGAAGAGGTCGTGGGCAACACCGCGCCGGACCGCTTCTAA
- a CDS encoding ABC transporter permease, whose product MSAFSAMMWNGFREARRNRVTVVVGVFAAVVLFSSTLVTEVTVTTFDRVLTDFGLGMMSIILVFLAVFLSSSLLSREIERRTIFLVVSKPVSRTQFLLARLAGTMLTLGVLLVAMTLVFLLQLVMFGANITSTQLLASAGLWFELLVISSVGILFSSFAGPAVSAIATTGMYFTGHLTNDLYAIASRSESAFVQVVGKTLYYVLPNLERVNFRPQATYALPVDASTFLSGAAYSVAWAGVLIALATVIFERRDFR is encoded by the coding sequence ATGAGCGCCTTCAGCGCGATGATGTGGAATGGCTTTCGCGAGGCGCGCCGCAACCGGGTGACGGTGGTGGTGGGCGTGTTCGCCGCAGTGGTGCTCTTCTCCTCCACGCTGGTGACGGAAGTCACCGTCACCACGTTCGACCGCGTGCTGACGGACTTCGGCCTGGGGATGATGAGCATCATCCTCGTCTTCCTGGCGGTGTTCCTGTCGAGCAGCCTGCTCAGCCGTGAAATCGAGCGGCGCACCATCTTCCTGGTGGTGAGCAAGCCGGTGTCGCGCACCCAGTTCCTGCTGGCGCGGCTGGCGGGCACCATGCTGACGCTGGGCGTGCTGCTGGTGGCGATGACGCTCGTCTTCCTGCTTCAGCTGGTGATGTTCGGCGCGAACATCACCTCCACGCAGCTGCTGGCGAGCGCGGGCCTGTGGTTCGAGCTGCTCGTCATCAGCAGCGTGGGCATCCTCTTCTCCAGCTTCGCGGGCCCCGCGGTGTCGGCCATCGCCACCACCGGCATGTACTTCACCGGGCACCTGACGAATGACCTGTACGCCATCGCCAGCCGCTCGGAGAGCGCGTTCGTCCAGGTCGTGGGCAAGACGCTCTATTACGTGCTGCCCAACCTGGAGCGGGTGAACTTCCGGCCGCAGGCCACGTACGCGCTGCCGGTGGACGCCAGCACCTTCCTGTCCGGCGCGGCCTACAGCGTCGCGTGGGCGGGCGTGCTCATCGCCCTGGCGACGGTCATCTTCGAGCGGCGCGACTTCCGCTGA
- a CDS encoding two-component system sensor histidine kinase NtrB, translating to MAPGLRSRLVWLVLFRTVAASLSLVVTVVRLMTQPVQEPSRADSLSFAVIAGAYLLTVVTGLRLRRGTAGRLDATVQVVGDVLIATGLVYLSGGADSPLTFLYSLAVIGAAVVLDWRGALVAAAVSTFAFTALLLVMRLTTPLGSVMVSPSRVLFVLGSNALALVLIAVLSGYLSRQLSAAGGALSQSEADLRRLGRLQQLILSSMPSGLVTCDVHRNVTFLNTAGSGILQEDALACVGQPLEKLLPGVSALAPRSIRGELPVQTPGGKRVLGLSVSPLEGEAGALLIVFQDLTDLRRMEEDLKRTDRLASLGTLSAQLAHELRNPLASMRGSAQLLAQEQSNDAVVQRLTGILTRESDRLARLVEDFLRFARPPQPQRRPVALDTLVSETVDMLRADPLTREVALEVRVPQPLTAPVDPDQLRQVLINLVRNGCQAAGARGTVRVALAHADQEAQIRVWDSAGSITEEMMGHLFEPFFTTRSGGTGLGLSTAHSLIRAHGGTIRVTSHPTEGTEFLVGLPL from the coding sequence GTGGCCCCGGGGCTGCGCTCGCGCCTGGTGTGGCTGGTGTTGTTCCGCACCGTGGCGGCGAGCCTGTCGCTCGTCGTGACGGTGGTGCGGCTGATGACCCAGCCCGTGCAGGAGCCCAGCCGCGCGGACTCGCTGTCGTTCGCGGTCATCGCGGGCGCCTACCTCCTCACCGTGGTGACGGGCCTGCGGCTGCGCCGGGGCACGGCCGGGCGCCTGGACGCCACGGTGCAGGTGGTGGGCGACGTGCTCATCGCCACCGGGCTCGTGTACCTGAGCGGCGGCGCGGACTCCCCGCTCACGTTCCTCTACAGCCTGGCCGTCATCGGCGCGGCGGTGGTGCTGGACTGGCGCGGCGCGCTGGTGGCCGCGGCCGTGTCCACGTTCGCCTTCACCGCGCTCCTGCTGGTGATGCGGCTCACCACGCCTCTGGGCAGCGTCATGGTGTCGCCCTCGCGGGTGCTCTTCGTCCTGGGCAGCAACGCGCTGGCGCTGGTGCTCATCGCCGTCCTGTCCGGCTACCTGTCGCGCCAGCTGTCCGCCGCCGGCGGCGCGCTGTCCCAGAGCGAGGCGGACCTGCGCCGGCTGGGGCGGCTCCAGCAGCTCATCCTGTCCTCCATGCCGTCGGGGCTCGTCACCTGCGACGTCCACCGCAACGTCACCTTCCTCAACACCGCGGGCAGCGGCATCCTCCAGGAGGACGCCCTCGCGTGCGTGGGGCAGCCCCTGGAGAAGCTGCTGCCGGGCGTGTCCGCGCTGGCGCCGCGCTCCATCCGGGGCGAATTGCCGGTGCAGACGCCGGGCGGCAAGCGGGTGCTGGGCCTGTCGGTGTCACCCCTGGAGGGTGAGGCGGGCGCGCTGCTCATTGTCTTCCAGGACCTCACCGACCTGCGGCGCATGGAGGAGGACCTGAAGCGCACGGACCGGCTCGCCAGCCTGGGCACGCTCTCCGCGCAGCTCGCGCACGAATTGCGCAACCCGCTGGCCTCCATGCGCGGCTCCGCGCAGCTCTTGGCCCAGGAGCAGTCGAATGACGCGGTGGTGCAGCGGCTCACCGGCATCCTCACGCGCGAATCGGACCGGCTGGCGCGGCTGGTGGAGGACTTCCTGCGCTTTGCCCGCCCGCCCCAGCCGCAGCGCCGCCCGGTGGCGCTGGACACGCTGGTGTCGGAGACGGTGGACATGCTGCGCGCGGACCCCCTCACGCGCGAGGTGGCCCTGGAGGTGCGGGTGCCCCAGCCGCTGACGGCGCCGGTGGATCCGGATCAGCTGCGCCAGGTGCTCATCAACCTGGTGCGCAACGGCTGTCAGGCGGCGGGGGCGCGGGGCACGGTGCGCGTGGCCCTGGCGCACGCGGACCAGGAAGCGCAGATTCGGGTGTGGGACTCGGCCGGCAGCATCACGGAGGAGATGATGGGACACCTGTTCGAGCCGTTCTTCACCACCCGCAGCGGTGGCACCGGGCTGGGCCTGTCCACCGCGCACTCCCTCATCCGCGCGCACGGCGGCACCATCCGCGTGACGTCGCACCCGACCGAAGGCACGGAGTTCCTGGTGGGGCTGCCGCTGTGA